The following proteins are encoded in a genomic region of Bacillus sp. FJAT-22090:
- a CDS encoding zinc ribbon domain-containing protein YjdM — protein sequence MPALPNCPKCNSEYTYEDGNLFVCPECAHEWSIDTESENTEDEKIVKDANGNVLNDGDSVTVIKDLKVKSTSSTLKIGTKVKSIRLVDGDHNIDCKIDGFGAMKLKSEFVKKI from the coding sequence ATGCCAGCTTTACCAAATTGTCCGAAATGCAACTCAGAATATACATATGAAGATGGAAATCTATTTGTTTGTCCAGAGTGTGCGCATGAATGGAGCATAGATACTGAGAGTGAAAATACGGAAGATGAAAAGATTGTTAAGGATGCAAACGGAAACGTATTGAATGATGGCGACTCCGTAACTGTTATTAAAGATTTAAAGGTAAAGAGTACCTCTTCTACGTTAAAAATCGGCACGAAAGTTAAAAGTATTCGATTAGTAGATGGAGACCATAATATAGACTGCAAAATTGACGGCTTTGGTGCAATGAAATTAAAATCTGAATTCGTTAAGAAAATATAA
- a CDS encoding SIMPL domain-containing protein — protein sequence MYYQSMRGHLFSPLRVITVRGDGEVFVKPNYAQIQIEVSTEGKDVRGAQQENANIMNQVIQSLLQLNIPREDIQTAAFNVLPQYDYVEGKQIFRGYEVTNALTVKVRDTNKIGSVIDTAVQNGANRVSGIQFKIENADPYYQQALRLALQNAQTKAKTIAETLKLTLHPQPIEVVEERETGPILYKSVAMADQTFSTPIEPGQILINAIVKVKYQY from the coding sequence ATGTATTATCAATCTATGCGAGGCCATTTATTTTCTCCTTTACGAGTCATAACGGTAAGGGGGGACGGTGAGGTTTTTGTAAAACCTAACTATGCCCAAATCCAAATAGAGGTAAGTACGGAAGGAAAAGATGTAAGAGGAGCACAACAGGAAAACGCAAATATTATGAACCAAGTAATACAATCCCTTTTACAGCTGAATATTCCGAGAGAAGATATTCAGACAGCTGCATTTAATGTTCTTCCTCAATATGATTATGTGGAAGGAAAACAAATATTTAGAGGGTACGAGGTTACAAATGCATTGACTGTCAAGGTGAGAGATACAAACAAAATAGGAAGTGTCATTGATACTGCTGTTCAAAATGGGGCAAACCGTGTCTCTGGAATACAATTTAAAATAGAAAATGCTGATCCGTATTACCAACAAGCACTTCGTTTAGCACTTCAAAATGCTCAAACAAAAGCAAAAACAATTGCAGAGACTTTGAAATTGACTTTGCACCCTCAACCAATTGAAGTTGTAGAAGAAAGGGAAACGGGACCGATTCTTTATAAATCAGTTGCTATGGCTGACCAGACTTTCTCTACACCAATTGAACCCGGACAAATTTTGATAAATGCAATTGTTAAGGTGAAGTATCAATACTAA
- a CDS encoding 3D domain-containing protein has product MKKHIVALTAIAALSVGAAGQASASTVHTVEKGDTLWAISRENNVSVQDLQEWNELDSTLIYPLQQLKVQETHVVVQGETLFQIALLHGLSVDELMESNQLTSDLIFPGDELVIEGTKKVEHKVDSASLHKAPVTNTSENTPAPATEKTEAPAPATEKTEAPAPATEKTEAPAPATAKTTTPAPAAKTTEPAAVKTSAPAESTAKELTVTSTAYTASCEGCSGVTATGIDLIANPNQKVISVDPSVIPLGSRVWVEGYGEAIAGDTGGSIKGNKIDIFMPEKQDAINWGRKTVKVKILD; this is encoded by the coding sequence ATGAAAAAACACATTGTTGCACTAACCGCAATCGCAGCACTATCAGTAGGAGCGGCGGGACAAGCATCCGCATCAACCGTTCATACGGTAGAAAAAGGAGATACACTTTGGGCTATTTCTAGAGAAAATAACGTAAGTGTACAAGATTTACAAGAATGGAACGAACTAGATTCAACGTTAATATATCCATTACAGCAGTTAAAGGTACAAGAAACCCATGTTGTTGTTCAAGGTGAAACACTTTTCCAAATTGCACTTTTACATGGTCTGTCGGTGGATGAGTTAATGGAAAGTAATCAGCTTACAAGCGATTTAATTTTTCCGGGAGATGAATTAGTTATCGAGGGAACGAAAAAGGTTGAGCATAAAGTAGATTCGGCTTCCTTACATAAAGCACCCGTAACTAATACAAGTGAAAATACACCGGCACCAGCTACAGAAAAAACTGAAGCGCCAGCACCAGCTACAGAAAAAACTGAAGCACCAGCACCAGCTACAGAAAAAACTGAAGCACCAGCACCAGCTACGGCAAAAACTACAACACCAGCACCAGCTGCAAAAACTACAGAACCAGCAGCAGTTAAAACTTCAGCTCCTGCAGAATCTACAGCAAAAGAGCTTACGGTTACTTCTACTGCTTACACAGCTTCTTGTGAAGGATGCTCTGGTGTGACAGCTACTGGAATCGACTTAATTGCTAATCCGAACCAAAAAGTTATCTCTGTAGATCCATCGGTTATTCCATTAGGCTCCCGTGTATGGGTAGAAGGCTATGGTGAAGCAATTGCTGGAGATACTGGCGGATCAATTAAAGGAAACAAAATAGATATTTTTATGCCAGAAAAACAAGATGCAATTAATTGGGGTCGCAAAACAGTTAAAGTAAAGATTTTAGATTAA
- a CDS encoding ABC transporter ATP-binding protein, producing MLQVNNIEVVYSKIILALKGMSLQVPEGKIVALLGSNGAGKSTTLKAISGLLNGDGGQITDGTIQFEGKNINDITPDVIVRNGIFLCMEGRRVFRDLTVEENLLAGAYSRKDRTNIKEDMEKIFVYFPKLKALQSRKAGFLSGGEQQMLAIGRGIMAKPKLLLLDEPSLGIAPLLVKEIFQNIKQINEEEGTSILVVEQNANVALSISDYGYIMENGRVVLQGNADYLLSNEEVREHYLGIGKEGEKNYKENKVYKRRQRVVW from the coding sequence ATGCTCCAGGTCAATAATATAGAAGTGGTCTATTCGAAAATCATTTTAGCCTTGAAAGGGATGTCACTTCAAGTACCCGAGGGTAAGATTGTTGCTTTACTTGGTAGTAATGGAGCGGGAAAATCCACTACCTTAAAAGCTATTTCTGGATTGCTTAACGGTGATGGAGGGCAAATAACAGATGGTACAATCCAATTTGAAGGAAAGAATATAAATGATATTACACCGGATGTGATTGTAAGGAATGGAATATTTCTTTGCATGGAGGGCAGGCGCGTATTTAGAGACTTAACAGTTGAAGAAAATCTACTGGCCGGGGCTTATTCGCGTAAGGATCGTACGAATATAAAAGAAGATATGGAGAAAATATTTGTTTATTTTCCTAAACTAAAAGCCTTACAATCACGAAAAGCGGGTTTCCTATCAGGAGGAGAGCAACAAATGCTAGCAATAGGTAGGGGTATCATGGCTAAACCCAAATTATTGCTTCTTGATGAGCCTTCCTTAGGCATTGCACCGTTACTCGTGAAAGAGATATTTCAGAACATTAAACAGATTAATGAAGAGGAAGGTACTTCAATATTAGTAGTAGAGCAGAATGCCAATGTTGCACTTTCCATCTCCGACTACGGATATATAATGGAGAATGGTAGAGTTGTTCTGCAGGGTAATGCAGATTATCTATTATCTAACGAAGAAGTACGAGAGCATTATTTAGGAATTGGAAAAGAAGGAGAGAAAAATTACAAAGAGAACAAAGTATATAAACGTCGTCAAAGAGTAGTTTGGTGA
- a CDS encoding ABC transporter substrate-binding protein, whose amino-acid sequence MKSRRKFTSALIGILSAALILGACSDDKVAVNGNVSERTVVIGGLYDITGGTGDVGTPYAEGEQAYFKYLASKGGVEGISLELTGKDYAYEIPEAQKIYQELRDKEKVSAVLGWGTGDTEALRQQVANDKLPFFSASYSESLKNLDESPYNFLAAASYSDQGRSVLKWIKENHKGSNPTLALLYNDTAFGRSPIEDIKAYAAEIGIEVVDEQIVDVRATEAQSQLLNMEKKNPDYAIIQETWGATATILRDAKTLGIDTQFIGLNWASGEGVISIVGEDVAEGYIGILSHAMPYEDLPGMAEIKEYLEAEGKTIDDINQKFIQGWTTAKILVAGIEEAAKKHPDGELTGEEIRSGLESLQDLDLGGLGAPVSFSADNHTGTEQTRLGIVKDGKWEPLTDYFSHKD is encoded by the coding sequence ATGAAAAGCAGAAGAAAGTTTACTAGTGCATTAATCGGAATATTGTCTGCCGCATTAATACTTGGTGCATGTTCGGATGATAAAGTGGCTGTAAATGGTAATGTTTCTGAAAGAACGGTTGTCATTGGTGGACTTTACGATATTACTGGTGGTACTGGCGATGTAGGAACACCATATGCCGAGGGAGAACAAGCATATTTCAAATATTTAGCAAGTAAAGGTGGAGTAGAGGGGATTAGTTTAGAGTTAACAGGAAAAGATTATGCTTATGAAATTCCGGAAGCACAGAAAATCTATCAGGAACTTAGAGATAAAGAAAAGGTTTCTGCAGTACTTGGTTGGGGTACTGGGGATACGGAAGCTTTGCGTCAGCAAGTTGCGAATGATAAGCTTCCATTCTTCTCGGCTTCATACTCAGAGAGTTTGAAGAATTTAGATGAAAGCCCATATAACTTCTTAGCTGCAGCATCTTATTCAGACCAAGGACGTTCCGTTTTAAAATGGATTAAAGAAAACCATAAAGGTTCTAATCCAACCTTAGCGCTATTGTATAACGACACAGCGTTTGGTCGTTCTCCAATTGAAGATATTAAAGCATATGCAGCAGAAATTGGAATTGAAGTCGTCGATGAACAAATTGTTGATGTTCGAGCGACAGAAGCCCAATCTCAATTATTAAATATGGAAAAGAAAAATCCTGACTATGCTATTATTCAAGAAACATGGGGAGCAACAGCTACAATTTTAAGAGATGCTAAAACGCTTGGAATTGACACGCAATTCATTGGGTTGAACTGGGCTTCAGGTGAAGGTGTAATTTCTATAGTAGGAGAAGATGTTGCAGAAGGGTATATTGGTATTCTTTCTCATGCAATGCCTTATGAGGATCTTCCAGGAATGGCAGAGATTAAAGAATATTTAGAAGCTGAAGGCAAGACAATAGATGATATTAATCAAAAATTTATTCAAGGTTGGACTACTGCGAAAATTTTAGTTGCAGGTATTGAAGAAGCTGCAAAAAAACATCCTGATGGCGAATTAACCGGAGAAGAAATTCGTTCAGGTCTTGAGTCTTTACAAGATTTAGATCTGGGTGGGTTAGGGGCTCCTGTTAGCTTTAGTGCAGATAATCATACTGGTACTGAGCAAACACGACTAGGTATTGTAAAAGACGGAAAATGGGAGCCGTTAACGGATTACTTTAGCCATAAAGACTAA
- a CDS encoding branched-chain amino acid ABC transporter permease, with amino-acid sequence MRNLFVRESGNYKTSYSDDMKIFGTTSSKIKALLIVLMVLSLPLFVSNYWIGLITLCAISSVGAIGLNILTGFTGQISIGVGAFLGVGGYTSAILTSTLGLSFWISLPLAGIVTAIIGGLFGIPSLRLNGLYLAIATLAAQVIILFVISRWDGLTGGTAGMVLSRPTIGEFSLSSNTGYYYLCVIILLLTVLYATNLLRTRTGRAFLAVRDRDIAAQIMGINLFKYKVMAFAISSFFVGIAGALLAHYTMIVSPELYNFHVSIEYLAMILIGGLGSVFGSILGAAFITLLPIGLGSLIDVLAGFMPDLYQLFSAFKDFVFGAAIILFLIFEPGGLAHIWLNIKKYFRLWPFSY; translated from the coding sequence GTGCGAAATTTGTTCGTGAGGGAAAGCGGTAACTATAAAACTTCTTATAGTGATGATATGAAAATATTTGGAACTACCAGTTCTAAAATAAAAGCACTACTTATCGTTCTCATGGTACTTTCACTTCCTCTATTTGTGTCCAATTACTGGATTGGACTAATAACGTTATGTGCAATATCATCTGTTGGAGCAATTGGATTAAACATTTTAACAGGGTTTACGGGTCAAATATCAATAGGTGTGGGTGCTTTTCTAGGTGTTGGTGGTTATACATCAGCAATCTTGACATCTACATTAGGTTTAAGTTTTTGGATTTCACTACCACTAGCTGGAATTGTTACAGCAATTATAGGAGGTCTTTTTGGAATTCCATCCTTACGCTTAAATGGTTTGTATTTAGCTATCGCAACCCTAGCGGCACAGGTCATTATTCTCTTTGTCATTAGTAGGTGGGACGGTTTGACAGGTGGCACAGCAGGGATGGTTCTTAGTCGTCCGACTATTGGGGAGTTTTCTTTATCGAGTAATACTGGCTATTACTACTTATGCGTGATCATTTTGTTGTTGACGGTATTGTATGCAACTAACTTATTAAGGACCCGTACTGGACGAGCTTTCTTGGCGGTTCGCGACCGAGATATAGCAGCTCAAATAATGGGTATCAACTTATTCAAATATAAAGTTATGGCTTTCGCGATCAGCTCCTTTTTTGTAGGAATAGCAGGTGCATTGCTCGCACATTATACGATGATTGTAAGTCCAGAACTTTATAATTTCCATGTATCTATTGAATATTTAGCGATGATATTAATCGGAGGGCTAGGTAGTGTATTTGGTTCTATTTTAGGTGCTGCCTTTATTACGCTCTTACCGATAGGTCTTGGTTCACTCATTGATGTACTAGCAGGTTTCATGCCTGACTTGTATCAATTGTTTTCAGCTTTTAAAGATTTTGTGTTTGGAGCGGCAATTATCTTGTTTTTAATTTTTGAACCAGGAGGATTAGCTCATATTTGGCTTAATATTAAAAAGTATTTTAGGTTATGGCCATTTTCTTATTAA
- a CDS encoding branched-chain amino acid ABC transporter permease — protein sequence MTFFLQMLVTGIVVGSIYGLVALGFVLIYRASGALNLANGEFVIIGPYICLILMTAYKIPFILALLITLVFSAVLGLVVERLVIRPIQNAPVVSVIMATIGLSSLLGGAVHMIWGHQTRTFPPVFPLTPINFAGVIVTPVYLWSFIVVIVLLVLFSLFFKFSKMGIAMRAVADDRQAALSMGMSVKYVYAATWTIAAVVAAVGGVLLGNINGLSPTMSAIGLTVLPVVILGGLDSVLGAIVGGFVIGIIQNMAGGYLDPLVGGGLKDVVPFIIVLLILMLKPHGLFGSRRIERV from the coding sequence ATGACGTTTTTTCTTCAAATGCTTGTAACCGGGATAGTAGTTGGAAGTATTTATGGACTGGTTGCATTAGGATTTGTCTTAATATATAGAGCTAGTGGAGCGTTGAATTTAGCGAACGGAGAATTCGTTATAATTGGTCCCTATATCTGTTTAATCTTAATGACGGCTTATAAAATACCATTCATTCTTGCATTACTCATAACACTCGTTTTTAGTGCAGTTCTTGGCCTCGTCGTTGAAAGGCTTGTGATTAGACCAATACAGAATGCTCCTGTTGTGTCTGTCATCATGGCTACTATTGGGTTATCGAGTTTATTAGGTGGTGCAGTGCATATGATATGGGGTCACCAGACAAGAACATTTCCACCTGTTTTCCCTTTAACCCCAATAAATTTTGCGGGAGTTATCGTAACGCCTGTTTATTTGTGGTCATTTATCGTAGTAATCGTCCTACTCGTTTTATTTTCACTTTTCTTCAAGTTCTCCAAAATGGGGATTGCCATGCGTGCAGTTGCAGACGATCGACAGGCAGCATTATCAATGGGAATGAGTGTGAAATATGTCTATGCCGCAACATGGACAATTGCAGCAGTAGTTGCTGCTGTTGGTGGGGTACTTCTTGGTAATATAAATGGTCTTAGCCCAACAATGTCCGCAATAGGTTTAACTGTTTTGCCAGTTGTTATTCTAGGTGGCCTTGATAGTGTATTAGGCGCAATAGTTGGTGGCTTTGTAATCGGTATTATTCAAAACATGGCTGGAGGTTATTTAGATCCCCTTGTAGGAGGGGGCTTAAAAGACGTTGTTCCATTTATTATTGTCTTGCTCATTTTGATGTTAAAACCGCATGGCTTATTTGGCAGTAGAAGAATCGAGAGGGTGTGA
- a CDS encoding AMP-binding protein, whose protein sequence is MSAVKTLPNLLAERANNHRDEVALRQKYHGIWNEITWGDYLKTVEQLTISLSENYGFKQDEKLAIIGENRPQWLYSYMAAQSLGGMAVGIYQESLPEQIVYYLNDCQARIVVVEDQEQVDKLLEIEDQIPMVEYIIFYNKQGMRHYKHSKLVDFDDVLIAGTSLIEKKPTFFREQTERLLGDDYAAIAYSAATSGNPKGVILTHENLMEAAKILLLVDNMEPKDDYFSFLPLSWIHEQVMSGVIPLTTGIVINFPEKPHTVIGDMREIGPHTLLAPPRVYQTILSNFTIRMEGASWFKKKVYQTFKKYGDIMAQAKLHKQEVSFKEKLMYKIGDLLVFSAIRDHLGFPRIKRAYIAGAALQSDAFHFFHSIGVNLKQTYGGTELAGIAFVQQDDDINVESSGVPLPGTEVRVGEGGSIFVRNSATFAKYLHEEDHKSMTDGWITLGDCGRLGQDGHLYILDRKEDIITDQSGKYIYPRIVENKLKSSPYIQEAVCFGKEKPYMTAIVNIDLNSVGRWADKQRLVYTEYSDLARNPQVVEFIEQQVTELMSQIPAYARVKKFSILHKQFTADDGELTRTLKVRRKYIEEKYQMLINGMYSNFSKVTMGSSEMESIEEISLQVIQLNIKQEVA, encoded by the coding sequence ATGAGCGCAGTGAAAACATTACCTAATCTTTTAGCGGAACGAGCAAACAACCATAGAGACGAGGTTGCACTTAGACAAAAATACCATGGTATTTGGAATGAAATAACTTGGGGTGACTATTTAAAAACAGTGGAGCAGTTGACGATATCCCTTTCTGAAAATTACGGTTTCAAGCAGGATGAAAAACTGGCTATTATTGGAGAAAATAGACCGCAATGGCTTTATTCATATATGGCAGCTCAAAGTTTAGGCGGGATGGCAGTTGGTATATATCAAGAATCACTGCCAGAACAAATTGTCTATTATTTAAACGATTGCCAAGCGCGAATCGTGGTGGTGGAAGATCAAGAGCAAGTAGATAAATTGCTTGAAATTGAAGATCAGATTCCAATGGTGGAATATATCATTTTTTACAATAAACAAGGAATGCGTCATTATAAGCATTCTAAATTAGTCGATTTTGATGATGTATTAATTGCAGGGACATCCTTGATAGAAAAAAAACCCACATTCTTCCGTGAACAAACTGAGCGATTGCTCGGAGACGACTATGCTGCTATTGCGTATAGTGCAGCTACTTCTGGAAATCCAAAAGGTGTAATTCTTACACATGAAAATTTAATGGAAGCTGCTAAAATCCTTTTATTAGTAGATAACATGGAACCTAAAGATGACTACTTTTCTTTCTTGCCATTATCATGGATTCATGAGCAGGTGATGAGTGGAGTTATACCATTAACAACTGGAATCGTTATTAACTTTCCTGAAAAACCGCATACAGTAATAGGCGATATGCGTGAGATAGGTCCACATACACTGCTTGCACCTCCAAGAGTCTATCAAACTATTTTGTCGAACTTCACTATACGTATGGAAGGGGCAAGCTGGTTTAAGAAAAAAGTCTATCAAACTTTCAAGAAATACGGAGATATAATGGCGCAGGCCAAGCTCCACAAGCAAGAAGTTTCTTTTAAAGAAAAGCTGATGTATAAAATTGGCGATTTGTTAGTTTTCAGTGCGATTCGTGATCATTTGGGATTCCCAAGAATAAAACGAGCGTATATTGCTGGAGCGGCACTTCAATCAGATGCCTTCCATTTCTTTCATAGTATCGGAGTAAATTTAAAGCAAACTTATGGTGGAACAGAGCTTGCAGGAATCGCATTTGTTCAACAAGATGACGACATCAATGTGGAGAGCTCGGGCGTTCCTCTACCTGGTACGGAAGTAAGAGTTGGGGAGGGTGGATCTATATTTGTAAGAAATTCAGCCACTTTCGCAAAGTATCTACATGAAGAAGACCACAAATCAATGACGGATGGTTGGATCACGCTGGGAGATTGTGGACGTTTGGGGCAAGATGGGCATCTCTATATTCTTGATAGAAAAGAAGACATTATTACAGATCAAAGTGGGAAATACATTTATCCGAGGATTGTCGAAAACAAATTAAAATCCAGTCCTTATATACAGGAGGCTGTATGCTTCGGCAAGGAAAAACCCTATATGACAGCTATTGTGAATATCGATTTAAACAGTGTTGGACGTTGGGCAGATAAGCAAAGGCTTGTCTATACAGAATACTCAGATCTTGCGAGGAATCCTCAAGTTGTTGAGTTTATAGAACAACAAGTTACGGAGTTAATGAGTCAGATACCAGCATATGCGAGAGTGAAGAAGTTTTCCATACTACACAAACAATTTACCGCAGATGACGGTGAGCTCACAAGAACATTAAAGGTAAGAAGAAAATATATTGAGGAAAAATATCAGATGCTAATCAATGGAATGTATTCTAATTTTTCTAAAGTGACAATGGGTAGTTCGGAAATGGAATCTATTGAGGAGATAAGTTTGCAGGTCATTCAGTTGAACATTAAACAGGAGGTGGCATAG
- a CDS encoding ABC transporter ATP-binding protein, which translates to MQPILEIENVSLQFGGVKALDDVSYHIKKGEIFSLIGPNGAGKTSMLNCISGLYQPTSGSIRYKGQEIINMKPYNRTSLGIARAFQNIALFAHMSVLDNLKLGRHTLMNSSAISGGLYVGKAANEEIEHRKKVEEVIEFLELQDIRHTPVGTLPYGLQKRVEVGRALALGPELILLDEPMAGMNNSEKDLMARFILDMHEVMEITVVLIEHDLGIVMNLSDHIAVLDFGKRIGFGTPDEIQNNPEVIKAYIGEETVI; encoded by the coding sequence GTGCAACCTATATTAGAAATAGAGAATGTGTCATTACAATTTGGTGGGGTAAAAGCATTAGATGATGTCAGCTATCATATAAAAAAAGGAGAGATATTCTCACTTATTGGTCCAAATGGAGCTGGGAAAACTAGTATGCTCAATTGCATAAGTGGCTTATATCAACCTACCAGCGGATCAATTCGTTATAAAGGACAGGAAATTATTAATATGAAACCTTATAATCGAACGTCCCTTGGTATTGCCCGTGCATTTCAAAATATAGCGTTGTTTGCTCATATGTCTGTACTAGATAATCTAAAGCTCGGAAGACATACTTTGATGAACTCTAGTGCAATTAGCGGAGGTCTATATGTAGGAAAAGCCGCCAATGAAGAAATTGAGCATAGAAAAAAAGTAGAAGAGGTTATTGAGTTTTTAGAGTTGCAAGACATTCGACATACGCCGGTAGGAACCCTTCCGTATGGACTACAAAAACGTGTGGAGGTAGGAAGGGCGTTGGCACTGGGACCGGAGTTAATCTTATTGGATGAGCCGATGGCGGGAATGAACAACTCTGAAAAGGATTTGATGGCCCGTTTTATATTGGATATGCATGAAGTAATGGAAATAACTGTCGTATTAATTGAGCATGATTTAGGAATTGTCATGAATTTGTCTGATCATATTGCGGTTTTGGACTTTGGTAAACGCATTGGATTTGGTACACCAGATGAAATACAAAATAATCCAGAAGTTATAAAAGCTTATATCGGGGAAGAAACCGTTATTTAG
- a CDS encoding DUF2238 domain-containing protein, with protein MGEHKSSKVHLFLLIVVSGFFIWSVIKPATYLDWLAEVSPSVVVIIILLATYKKFRFTTLSYFIIAILSILTFIGGHYTYSEVPFFNWIKEEFNLKRNNYDRFGHLLKGMIVIVIRELLLRKTALTKGVWLFGITMSISLAIAALYEIIEWMSTKISKGGKVSKDFLGMQGDKWDAQWDMFLALVGSLLAYIILSRLHDKLLKK; from the coding sequence GTGGGTGAGCATAAAAGTTCGAAGGTACATTTATTTCTACTCATAGTTGTTTCTGGTTTTTTCATTTGGTCAGTAATTAAGCCTGCAACCTATTTGGATTGGCTAGCGGAAGTTAGTCCTAGTGTAGTTGTAATAATCATTCTTTTAGCGACATATAAAAAGTTTCGCTTTACAACTCTCTCTTATTTCATCATTGCAATATTATCTATTTTGACATTTATAGGAGGCCACTATACTTACTCAGAGGTACCATTTTTTAATTGGATTAAAGAAGAATTTAATTTGAAGAGAAATAATTATGATCGATTTGGTCATTTGCTTAAGGGAATGATAGTTATAGTAATTAGAGAATTATTGCTCCGCAAAACGGCTTTGACGAAAGGAGTTTGGTTGTTTGGAATTACTATGAGTATATCACTTGCCATTGCTGCTTTATATGAAATCATTGAATGGATGAGCACCAAAATTTCCAAAGGAGGAAAAGTTTCTAAAGACTTTTTAGGAATGCAAGGAGATAAATGGGATGCCCAATGGGATATGTTTTTAGCTTTAGTTGGTTCTCTCCTGGCATATATTATTCTTTCAAGGTTGCATGACAAATTATTAAAAAAATAA
- a CDS encoding MFS transporter: protein MKRIHYSWFVLTIAFFSIIVAGIVRSSSGVFIVPFENEFGWDRSIISLAFAVGLFLYGLSGPFMAALIEVLGLKKMMVYAMSTLLVGLMLTYFMDRAWQLILIWGIIIGLGSSVFLTVLSTYVANRWFEKRRGLAVGILTASTATGQLVLLPVLAILVENYSWRTAIGLILVLSSIMLVVILLFMRNSPKEIGILPYGLEKEFPESNAVKKKNPVAMAFESLLEAIKVKEFWLLAGSFFICGLSTSGLIGTHFISYCISYGIPVVAAASMLSFMGVFDLVGTTISGWLSDRFDNRWLLFWYYILRGASLVLLPFALQEGSLSLLILFSIFYGLDWIATVPPTISISRQIFGIERSGIIYGWIFAAHQAGAAVAAYGGGYMYKVFDSYTWAFLLAGIFCVMASLFVILIKKQKSSIVV from the coding sequence TTGAAGCGTATACATTATAGCTGGTTTGTGTTAACTATCGCTTTTTTCTCGATAATTGTAGCGGGAATTGTTCGATCATCTTCGGGGGTATTTATTGTACCTTTTGAAAATGAGTTTGGATGGGATAGGTCCATTATTTCTTTAGCTTTTGCAGTTGGTCTTTTTCTATATGGACTATCTGGCCCATTCATGGCAGCATTGATTGAAGTACTAGGATTAAAAAAGATGATGGTTTATGCGATGTCCACACTACTTGTAGGTCTCATGCTCACCTATTTTATGGACCGAGCCTGGCAGCTCATTCTCATTTGGGGAATCATCATAGGATTAGGATCTAGTGTGTTTTTAACAGTATTGAGTACATACGTTGCGAATCGTTGGTTTGAGAAAAGAAGAGGACTTGCAGTAGGGATTTTAACAGCGAGCACCGCAACAGGACAGTTAGTATTACTTCCTGTTCTAGCCATTCTTGTAGAAAATTATTCATGGCGCACTGCAATTGGTTTAATACTAGTCCTTAGCTCTATCATGCTAGTAGTTATTCTTTTATTTATGAGAAACTCCCCGAAGGAAATTGGCATTTTACCTTATGGACTAGAAAAAGAGTTTCCAGAGTCTAATGCTGTGAAAAAGAAAAATCCAGTTGCCATGGCGTTCGAATCATTACTCGAAGCTATAAAAGTAAAGGAATTTTGGTTGTTAGCAGGAAGCTTTTTTATATGCGGGCTTTCTACAAGTGGTCTAATTGGAACCCATTTTATATCCTATTGCATAAGTTATGGAATTCCGGTCGTTGCAGCCGCTTCCATGCTTTCTTTTATGGGGGTATTTGATTTAGTCGGTACGACAATATCTGGTTGGTTATCCGATCGTTTTGATAATCGATGGTTGTTGTTTTGGTATTATATTTTAAGAGGAGCTTCTCTCGTTTTGCTTCCATTTGCACTCCAAGAAGGCTCACTTTCGTTATTAATCTTATTCTCTATATTTTACGGATTGGATTGGATTGCGACAGTACCGCCAACAATTAGCATTTCAAGACAAATCTTTGGAATTGAGAGAAGTGGTATTATTTATGGATGGATTTTTGCCGCTCATCAAGCTGGAGCTGCAGTAGCTGCATACGGTGGGGGTTATATGTATAAAGTATTTGACTCATACACATGGGCATTCTTACTTGCAGGAATCTTTTGTGTTATGGCTAGTTTGTTTGTCATTTTAATAAAAAAACAAAAATCAAGTATAGTAGTTTAA